Part of the Cyprinus carpio isolate SPL01 chromosome A1, ASM1834038v1, whole genome shotgun sequence genome is shown below.
agcgtcacttgtgcttcagtgtgtgtgtgtgtgtgtgtgtaaaccacgcgtctgcaccattcattaacagagacaggcagaacatgcagaattcatatttaaatcgacttctgcggcttaatatttacagatactagtccatatcgcgatttgatttaagtataatgacctacttttgattaattcattcaaaatgtgacaaattccatgacattccacgttaaactgtgaattctgtttttatgactggattctgcgattccgtccgcgttttctgcatcacggaaatcatagggccctaggaAAGGAACGTGAAGTTACATTTGCATTACTTTGTCAGCTGAATGAAACACTCAGAATCATCACTAGCAAGatttttacattgatttaaacAAAGTAGTTACTTTAGTATCATCAAGGCAAGATACTACAGACAAAACCAGTGTTTTTTTATGCACTGGTCAGCTGTTTGGTCTTTTTTGCACCTGTAATTTCAGTTCCAATCCATATCTTTAAAGAGTATTTTCTcttacatacacatttttttaagttttattcctctctatattctgaaggcttttaatgaggggtttgttcatatatcattcacactgatttatgcaacattttatacCTAAAATCATGgtgaaaatttatttgttttccaaatccaaaatctttttttttttttttttttttttttctcattcttattggattttttttttttttatgcctttaatgtttttattacttttttcagttgtacttattttagtactttGTTAGAAATGCTGCCTGGCATATAATTGAAATAACAACATTTTcatactttatttctgtcaggaaatgttttgaatggtttttggaGGTGGGCTGAGGGAAATGCGGTCACCTGTGTGTGTGCATCATGTCTCTGGAGAACTCGTCTCGCTCTCGCAGCAGATCCTGAATGGCACACTGAGCGTCTCTTGTCTGCCGCTGTAGAGCTGCTCTGGCATTGGTCAGTTCCTCTGCCATCACACTACaggaacaaacacacatgcatgaccCTCTTTCACATGAAATACAAACTACTTTTTCTTGAGTATATTTTCTCTCCATATGTGTTCTTCATACTTCTTAAGCTGGGAGCtaattatgcatgcatatattataaaaacagtaatgttaaaaaaaataacactgtaaaaaagtAATTATCATCAAATTTAAGCGCAATGTTTTGTAAGGTATTCCATGTTTCTGATTTAAGTCTTACCGGCTGGCGAGGAACTTGCTCCTCCAGACGTCACACTGAATGCTCATGCGCTCCAGCTGCTCGGCCGTCTGCGACAGACTCCGGCCCAGGGCCTCGTTCTCCAGGATCAAGTGGTTGTTCTCTCGTGCGAGACGCTCAAAGTGATACTGCAGATCATCGCCTACAGATGCCACCAGCAGCTTCTTCAGCTCACGGTTCACCTGAGAACACGTTAAACCAGATTAAACCGGACCAGATCAACATATGCTTTTGAATAACAACATGCACAATGATTCAATaatcaaagacatttataatagtacaaaagatttctattttaaataaaacgctggtctttagaactttctattcatcagagaatcctaaaaaaatcaaatgtagcacggtttccacaaaattatgaaGCATCACAACTAatgataacaggaataaattacattttacagtatattcacatagaaaacatttattttaaactctaataatattttataatattactgtttttactttatacttttgcatcaaataaatgcagccttggtgagccgaagaaacttcttttagaaacattaaaaccaATCCCAACCAACACAAGAAACAGGATCTCCTTCACACTAAATCAAACTAATGCATCCACTGTGTATACACAGGCAGAAATGTATGTGGCAAACCTAAAGCCATTCTATATTGATTATTACACAGTATAAGCCAGTGTCTGACCTCCGTCTGGACCCTGAGCTGGTTGGACAGCCCCTCTGTGTCCTGCAGCAGGCGGCGCTCTGAGTTCTGCAGCTTGTCCAGTGCGCTCCTGTAGTCCAGCGGCTCTGCAGAGGGCGATGGGGGACGCTCGTCCCCATGCTGAGGGGATCCCCTGTCCTCAGCGTGAGGCCCCACATGAGCGCTCCGGCTGATTGCAGCTCGGGGAACTACGATCCTCACAGCCTCCACCTCTATACACGCGTCCCTGCTCACCTTCCCCAGGTACAAGACTCCTGGTGACTGCACCGCTGCTGCCACCGCTCTGGGACTGTGCTTCGGAGTACCTATCTTCAGGAGCGGAGCCTCTGTGGACAGCTCAGGGGCCACCGGAGGCTTGTCCGTCTCCATGCCATCGCCGGGGCCACGGACCGCCACCGCAGACACATCTGAGACAGGAGACGTCAGAGAGATTTAATGTAATCTGCATGTGTGTGATGTTTAGACTTAAGTCACTGAACTGTATATCACCAAATGACAGACAGATGAACTCACCTTTGATGATCACTTCAGCAGACATGGCTGCAGTCAGGGGACACAGCTACCGCACACTGtgtaataatcacattttaatttacaaatgttaCATTTCATGCAAATcctatacaatattttttttttttatacaaattttaaatgcaCCAGATGAACCCTGCACAAGgaaatagcattttaataaacaaagttaatttatataatacaatttaaatgtaaatttgatttttatatatataaaaaaaagaagaataaaaaaagatgctGCAACAGTCTAGAGGACTGATGCatagaaaaataacatttaaaaaaaaaaaaaaactaattttacattttatgctaattcagatgttttttattaaaagtttacgATGCAACAGTCTGTGACTCCTGTACAGCCAATaagaaaaactatattttaataaaaagctttatttatagaaataatatttttctactgTTATGCTAATTGTGTACAAAACTTATATTtggattttatattaaaaagttttacaatttTATGAGCCAAAGTCTAGATACTCCtgcacagaaaatattttaataaacataatattttacacaaattgttatacaaaaatttatattttttattaaaatcttacAACAGTCTAGGTGACTCctgagcagaaaaaaatatattttaataaacacatgccaaaattttatatatttttttatgaaattccaAGATGCAACCGCATTAACACATAgactagtttattattattagcttagTAGTGTTAGACAACCTCTGAGGAGCTTGAATCAAAATGTGACTGTAACAAATCAACAGACTAGTAAAAACTAACTACCATTATTTAATCAggattatttcagttaaaa
Proteins encoded:
- the blzf1 gene encoding golgin-45, coding for MSAEVIIKDVSAVAVRGPGDGMETDKPPVAPELSTEAPLLKIGTPKHSPRAVAAAVQSPGVLYLGKVSRDACIEVEAVRIVVPRAAISRSAHVGPHAEDRGSPQHGDERPPSPSAEPLDYRSALDKLQNSERRLLQDTEGLSNQLRVQTEVNRELKKLLVASVGDDLQYHFERLARENNHLILENEALGRSLSQTAEQLERMSIQCDVWRSKFLASRVMAEELTNARAALQRQTRDAQCAIQDLLRERDEFSRDMMHTHRSLEQLLVSLQWGRQQTYYPSAQPLSTGEMAAANHKLADAINSHLLGNTGGSGTVKNSLRSELCNTPAEKMAEKVLRSLDPISCTEKEPDPSSSESVHSPFLPTKKSIGRFHPYTRYENITFNCCERCNGELIVL